The following is a genomic window from Lepeophtheirus salmonis unplaced genomic scaffold, UVic_Lsal_1.4 unplaced_contig_451_pilon, whole genome shotgun sequence.
gtaaaacctttttattatgAAACGTAGTATTCTTTCGACAGCCAAAGCGTTtgattgttatataaaatatacattgccTCTACATAAAGAATTAGTTCTCATTGGATCATCCTAAGTACTTGTCTCACCAAATCGTTGTAAAACAATTAAATCAAAGGTGAGTTTTTAAGATATCGActgctttattttgaaatacataagtATGGAATACACAATAGTTTTTCCCTagaaaacatacatttttctcTCCATCCGATTGGAATAACATTTAATACATGAAATAAcctattattaagaaatttaaaaataaaatttcagatctgtaactcaatccagCTTTGAACTCTTTTTCATGACGACTTTGATCAAAAATCGCCTAAAAGAACTTTTCCATTCTGAATTGTAGTTCTCTTGCAACTCATCTTATAGATGCATATGTTACTATCTAACCgcctatatttttgttattaaagcTGTAAAAACCCGAAAAATACCATATTAAAACCTTCAACTGCAATCGGACTGCtctttaaaaactgttttatttgaatcaagtttttagagtataattacgATTCAAAGGCATATTTCGAcgttaaataactatatagatgaaagtTACATGTAAAAACAAGTGATGAAAAACATTGCAACAttcaaactaaattatttaataaagttatcttgaatactgTTCCTACCATatgtgtctaatcatacaaaatttaataaaaagaaggattttattTGGAAGTTAATTTTTCCTCTcgctaaaagtaaataataaatcttatagTACAACTTCAAAGAtttccagtaaaaaaataaaggtcaaattataattgattatttcagtttaattgtcaattttttgccggattttttaatgaataataagatTACATTACAAGTTGTTCcgaaattaagtatatttaggcTGGGAAGTAATTAGGAGGGATTGAAATCACACAACCTGATTTTTGATGTGATGAAACCTTTTATGGATAAATCTTTGATGTTTGGAATGATTTGGAGACAAGTCAAGGAACAAAGTGAAGTAACTTGATATAGCTATATGGAGATTACGTTTTTAGAACAAGTATAGgtcttcaataaaataacatctataatctagaaaatattttataaccctatgaaaaccaaaaataatacattcaagactccagtttaaaaaatatgtatatacagggaTATTTTTTAGAACTGAGATGTATGAGGAACGACATAGCACTCACTACATATTACCATCCTGTGAAAATCGACCTAGGTCGCCATCACCAATCACAATATTTTAAGCtgtcatgtaaaaaaaagttgtcaatacTGTTCGAGCTTTtcctatattatttatgttcaaagtGAATGATAAATGTTTATATCTATTTCAGATGGAATGGGCAGCTATTTCTCCTTCCAGCGATATGGAAGTCCTGGAGTTGGGCTCCTTTATTGGAGACAAATATCATTTGTCAGATGATGCACAAGAAAAATTAGGAAACATATGTTGGAAACTTTGTGACTCTGAGTCAAGTAAAAAAACTAGACAAATGATCATGTTTAGAAACTCTATGGATACAGATATCATTCCCGTCATCCATTCACATgttgaagataatttatttgtttatgaggCTATGATAAAGTGAGTAgggttaacatttttttgactattatgaaaacaagaaattgaaatttcatttgattTCATATACTAAATCCAccacttttttttagcataataAAATTCATGTACATTTGCAAACTATACTAAAAATATCCCCATATTTATATTACAGGATAGCATATATTTACTGTTCCTTCTTTAAAGTTTAAAGTTTTTGCGaatatatcaatacatatatatatatatatattatattacatgaaGTCAATATGCAAACCGTCCAgctcattgagttcaagagattAATTTATACCGAGCGCGTTGCTCGTGTCCTTAATTTAAATCAAGTagatttaaagaattaaaaaaacaaatttgaatttttgaaatgtttactTTAGTCtgagtaaaatatgttttaaaaagtcattaaaatcgAGGTTAGAATcacttgatatatttacaagctcatatttttacataatatttttccaattgatAGAGTATTATCTGAGCTCACAATGCCAATTGAGGACTACGTTGATGTCTTCAATAATTCCAACGAATCTAATCAATATTGCCATGAATTGATAAACTTTTTGGATGAAGTGAAAAATAAGTTTACGAACAGTCCTTTACTGTGCAAAATAATACCCCCTGCTCATTATATTCTAAACGAGGTACGTCTTTTATAcatcaattataactttgatgGTACTCATATACATGGTTCTAATTTTATGTATAGGATTTGTCATACAGCCACAAATGAGTCAAATATAGTAGAATATATATTtcgattaattattaatattttgaacatacCAGAGCCTTCAAATACTATATTTGATCAATCCGTTTCATCTCAATCACATTCCATAATAACAGTTTCATCCTCCCGAACTCAACGTCAGAATCAAATAATTTGGAACTTTTTCGCTGCGGGTCTAGATAAGTTCATTCTATTGGCTATTGAAAAAGACACCGACTCAAATCAATGGTAGTCATTCAAAGATTTAGTATTCAGTatgaaccatatttttatttttttgtaacaggAGTGCTCAAATTTTGGAGGTCATTTCTCTGATATTCAAGGATCAAAGTGTGAGTCAACTTGAAAGTAATCTTAAAAAGTTGTTGGAAAATCCTGATTGGTATGAGGATGACAGCTCAGAGAGTAATTCGTCTTTTACACAAGAAGATACCTTTGTGAACGAGGACTCTTCAGACAGTAATACGGAAGAGGAAGACGGAAGTAATTACTATATCCTTACCATTGCCGGTTTTAGGGGCTTTCTGCACACTAATGAAAAATgaaagggtatttttttaaaggaaatttattATCCTACAAAATGtcatttagaataaaatatgtaagaaaaagtaatagaaaattaaaattctaaagttctaaaacatttcaaatatggcatttgttgaaaaaaaaaaagaaagaacatttattaaattcacaaaaaatttcccacaaaaaatattttttttactctgctgGATAATTTGCCctgatgaactttttttttaaagcaataaataaaataaaaattgactccTATTTTCGTGTAAAATTTCTTTAtcctagcaaaaaaaaataattagtaaaaatcctaaatttctttatttggacGACACCTTTGATACTACTTTCCGTTTTACACAATACTTAATTGgtatctcctcaaaaataataataacagtttgggaaaaaaattagtataacgTGATGCGCCTGGGAGTATATTAGCTCGTTGCAAAATCTCATATAaagtcacatttattttttaaaataaactagtttttttttttttaatatgagttgatcaaagtttcattcattttatcatgtcatttttatacaattccATACAaacactgtttttttatatgacgcgCACGCTCGATTGTATCGCTATTTCATAGATCAAGTATCGACACTCAAAATAACTTATGTTCAGCATAGATAATTTcatactttacttttttaatatagataaacaaaaaaaaattcgaaataaaattttcaaaatggaagaaaaGAAATGAACCCCGCAAATGTATCTTTGCCCCAAGCTCCGTTAACTGTAAAACCGACCCTGCTCCTAACATATAAGTTATATGAATTatcttaattgtatttattcaacATTAGATGCGAAGAGCCTAAAGAAGTACAATGATGACGCCATTGCTTGTCAGTCCTCTGACTCGGACTCAAAAGAAGTAAGTGGTTACTCATATTTTCATAAGTTaacaaatcaacaaaattttcaatatttatagcctccaagtaaaaaaatatgtggtcATTGGAAACCTTCAACATCAATGAGTGAAGCATCCAGCCCCCAATTAGAAAAGACTGTGAgagaaatatttagttattcgATATCAGCTCCCCCCGGGGATTCTAAAATAGATCTTGAAGTCTCAGCTGGGTCATCATCCGATGACAATGATCAGAGGTATAATGAAATTCATCTTTCTTTCTCAAAATATGTAGGCTGAATGATTCGtagttaacaaaatattttctagtgCAAGTGTACCTCGACATAAAAGGAAAACTGTTGGGCCTCATGTATCAGCTTCAGAAAAGCGGGAAATTCGAAGGAAAAAGATcttgaaaataatgtataattcaaTGAAGAAACGCAGAGAACAGGTTAGTCAATATTAATTGAACcctctttgattattttttaataagttgcacaaattattttgtttgtttttagtcAATGGTTGATGAAGAAGATGTCTCAATACTTTTAACAGAGTTTACTATTTCTTTCATTCTGCGAGGCTATGGAAAtctcattcaaaatttaagattaaaattaatgtctCAAAAACCGTCCTCCACATTTACAAACACACATTCTCGTTTCCTATGGTTAATAACCTTCTTTATGAGCTTTGTAGAAGATTTGGAAGTAAAATTACCAGAGATTGAGTATGTACTTTTTTCAATGGCCTTTTAAGATTGATAACTTGGCACTATTTACATTCCATTTTAGACCAGTGTTTTCTCCAGAGATCATGTCCTATATTGTATTTGAAGGTTtacaaacatttgaaaatcTTGAGATTGAATCAAAACCACATTTGTATAATGATACTGTGGTCAAAACGCAAGGGCGTCGTCTTCACTTGGTTGTTTCTGCAATAAAGCAGATTTTAATAACCATTAATTGGATGGATAATAATACAAAGGACTCTGAAACGCGTCTTAAAATACATAGAATCATTTTGTTACTTATGGAAATGAGCAATTTGAGACAATTTCATCTTCTATTGATTTGGAAATTCAATTTATCTTATCAAACAAGGTGCTTCATCAATGACGTCGTCATGTGCAACCATAAgctacttttattatttgaaaaagttaattcatCTGACAAATTTATAAAGGAACACTTGGAACAGTGAGTATAGCtacttatatatgaatatagtatgtaatttaaaactattaagtCATGTTTTTAAATGACAGATTTGCTACGGTAGAGGTCATGAGAAAATATGGTTATTGCCTAGAAACATTTGAAAGCAATACAGTATCATTAAACGAAGCTATTTTTACGATGATACACCATGTTTCCGTTGATTTAAATGCACATGAAGCTCTTTTGATACCTGAAATTCTAAATACATTCTCCAATCTATTGGAAAATGATCTCTTTGTCGGGGATAGGTGGTCCGATTTGATTGATTATGTGGTGCAAAGGTTAATGAATACCATACATGGGGATCCAATCAACGTACCTCCTCGTTTTGTAGAAAATGTAATAGAAGAAGATCAAAGCAGTCAGTATTTCAAAGCAAATGACCAACTACAACTTATAcctttaagaaataacaaaaaaataaataaccttcAATGGTATTATTCAGAATGTAAAAATAGCCAGGATCCTGTTGGATCCATAATTGATTTGTACAAAGAGGCAGAAAACGAAATATTGACACGAGAGTCTGTTCTTCAAGGATTGTTGTCCTATGGAATTATAACTCATGCTCAATATATCAAATTAGCTATAGTAAAGCCCACTTTGACGAAAAACAATACATCAAGCGACGCAACAAGGTCTATGATTTCTGAGCTTGGCTCACAAAGAGGGGAGTCAGAGAGTGGCCAAGATAATTTACATATTGCGGATGAAAACATGCAGCTTTCTTTTCCATCATCCTCAGAAAAAGTGTATGTGGAAGAAATTGAAGGCATCAAGGATTTATTATTGAGTCAGGGGAAAGAATATCTTATCCATTGGCTTCAAGAACAGATTTTACATGCTATACTTGTCAAAACTCATGCAAAATCCAAAAGTTCGGTCGAATGGAAAGAAGGAGTTTTAGAGCCCATTGCTTACTACTCAGTATGTAAGTATTCAATCATGACCTTAATTGATGATAAAATGGaggtttttcataaatattttttatctgttcAGTTTGGAATGAGGGCATTCCCATGGTTCCTTGGAGTCTAAAAGAAGAATCTggactcaaaaaaatttatttcttaatacttCTGAAGAAAATTGGGATCTATTTACCTGCAGAAAGATATAGACGTTTCCCTAGGATACCATTCGAATGGTCAATTGATCATCtacaagatatttataaaaaacttgctTCTGGTGATGATTTAAGCTTAGGGACGAAGTTTACACGCGCCAGCAAACAAATTGCAAATTTtgcaaagtaatattattttcgcTTAAATCTTCCTGGGTATttacaatttcttattctttctaTTTCTAGGCccaaacttcaaaatataacattatggAACGAAGGTgctctataaattaatttattgatattgttttttatttttgtagtttattcataatataaagttAATGTATACAAAGCTatgtaaaaatcaaatacaCTAATTCTTATTTGTCAATAATCTTGATCTTTTAGTGAATCAGttcttttgataatttgttcttttaaagattCGTACTTCTTATGATTAGTTCTATCCATGATTCAGTTATTTTGGTTAAAGTAATTCAGTTATTGAGTTGGGGGCTTGAAAGGCGAGCGTTTTCACAAATTATAGTGCGCTCTAAATATCATGCTAATGAACTACACTGggatacttaaatatattcatatttcattataactTAACAAAAAACTCAAGTGGGTATTTGATTGATGTTGAATGATGTATTCTATACTAAGGAACTCGCGGTATAAACGAATAAATCAGAGCTTTTACTCAAACGAGTCGTTCACAAGAACAAATCGTTCGGGAACGACACGACAATAGTCACTTTTGCATTACATAAATATacctcatttatataaaatacatagaaataatTACTAAACATCTTCTTTGGTGGGATAagataatgattaaatataatttaatacaatacagtaataatacttatacaaataattcttcaaatctTCTCACCAATCTTAAATGTCGTTGATTATGAACTAAAACAGTTTCATTCGAcgttctaattatatttttttttgtatggctTCTTCTATATAGTCATTTTAATCCTATCTCATCTTTTCAAAGCCCGATTCTGAACTCTAACTTCTTTTCCAACATCAAACATTGGGAgatattttgtctcttttcaTTGACTTGCAATCTTTCATTTAATCTATACCCTCCCTTTCCTCTCCTCTTAAAGAATAAGACATATCATTCCAACTTCTTCTATACTGTTCCCTCCTTGTATTTGGAAAAGTAATCATTGGATGTCCATACACATACCTGTTGATAACCCGTGATCCCGTGGCGTATTCCATAATTCCAACACAAATTCATCCGATGTTTTAGCCACTAAAGTCTTCGGCAATTTCATTGCAGCTTCAGATAACCCATTTGATTGTGAATAATAGGGTGATTACATTCAGTGTTCAATATTCCACCTCAAAAAATACGACCTGAACTCATTCGAGCTAAATTGAGGTCCACTATCCGTTGCAATCTTATTAGGAATACCAGTGCTCAGAAAGATACTCTTGAGTACACTTATAACTTGTGATGTTCTGGGATCGGATCTACACATTCCATGtctatcaaaatatacaaaaatatttctcccCAGCATTTTCAAAAAGGTTACATGCTACTTCTGTGTAAATTAACGTTGATCCAAAGTCTTCTTGTATTGACTTTGGACAACGACTAGGAAATTTGTTTTGACATTACTCAcatttttcaattgaatatttatatccaaatttattcTGGGTCAATTGACTGCTTGTCGACATCCCCGCTTTGTTGCATCACTATCCTTATGTGCATAGCAAGACGCATTTCAAATTTCCTTCCTTGATTTCAaagatataatgtttttatcttcATATATTGCTAATCAATCCTCTGTATTGAAGGTTACAAACGAATTTTGTTTAAGTGTTTGATTTGATGACAGTGGAAAATCCTCCGTAATAAAAACTATCAATATTTGTCATCTTCTGGAGCAAATTGCTTGAGTTTCTTGATTATTACGTCGCTCATTTTCCTACATATCACATGTCTTAATGAATCTTCTCTGAAGCTTGTCTCAGCAATGCGATCATTGTAGGTAGGACAGTCGACAGAAACACGCGAGAATGCATCAGAAATCTTGTCCATTCTACGTTATACTGATAATCCATTAACTTAGAACGAAGACGgagtatacaaatatttaatatatactaattaaGAATAGGAATTGAAGGATGATGATCCGTGACAAAGGTAAAATGTCAATTCCTTGTAATTATGTTGATATGTTTTCACTGCCCGAACAATTCCTGATAGTTACAGCTCCACCATCGCATATCTGCATTCCGTCTCCGATATAAAACAAGATCCACATTGGATTAATTTCAAACTCTTGTTTGGCTCCCAACCCCTTTTCTTGAAGCATCAGCGTGCAATGATTTAGGACGAGTTGGattgaaagaaaatagaatCTCCAGTGAAGCTAAACATCACTTCACATTTTGAAAGGCTTCTTCATTTACactcatatacatataattgtttaatttcttTAGTATTCCAAGTTGTGGCTCTGTTTTTCTACTTATCTCTcctgaaaattatctcaactgaTTTACTAATCCAATAAAACATCTCAATTCTGTAATTCTTGTTGGAGTAGGAGACATTTTAATTGCTGCCATCTTCCCTGAATCAGGTCTTGTACCACTGACTCCTATATTATGAACACAAAAGcttactttttcttttagaaatatgaatttctCAGTGTTT
Proteins encoded in this region:
- the LOC121131333 gene encoding protein timeless, encoding MSEASSPQLEKTVREIFSYSISAPPGDSKIDLEVSAGSSSDDNDQSASVPRHKRKTVGPHVSASEKREIRRKKILKIMYNSMKKRREQSMVDEEDVSILLTEFTISFILRGYGNLIQNLRLKLMSQKPSSTFTNTHSRFLWLITFFMSFVEDLEVKLPEIEPVFSPEIMSYIVFEGLQTFENLEIESKPHLYNDTVVKTQGRRLHLVVSAIKQILITINWMDNNTKDSETRLKIHRIILLLMEMSNLRQFHLLLIWKFNLSYQTRCFINDVVMCNHKLLLLFEKVNSSDKFIKEHLEQFATVEVMRKYGYCLETFESNTVSLNEAIFTMIHHVSVDLNAHEALLIPEILNTFSNLLENDLFVGDRWSDLIDYVVQRLMNTIHGDPINVPPRFVENVIEEDQSSQYFKANDQLQLIPLRNNKKINNLQWYYSECKNSQDPVGSIIDLYKEAENEILTRESVLQGLLSYGIITHAQYIKLAIVKPTLTKNNTSSDATRSMISELGSQRGESESGQDNLHIADENMQLSFPSSSEKVYVEEIEGIKDLLLSQGKEYLIHWLQEQILHAILVKTHAKSKSSVEWKEGVLEPIAYYSVFWNEGIPMVPWSLKEESGLKKIYFLILLKKIGIYLPAERYRRFPRIPFEWSIDHLQDIYKKLASGDDLSLGTKFTRASKQIANFAKPKLQNITLWNEGAL